In Litorimonas taeanensis, one DNA window encodes the following:
- a CDS encoding peptidoglycan-binding protein encodes MKRTLLLAASAAVLAAPTIAQELPPGNPLPGECFARVIVPATYQTSTEQIVLRQAGEEIRKIPGRFETVTERVLVQEESYELVVVGNGGTIVPGRGTIVVTINGTAYNIDSARTVTGSNGAVIGSVDSEGNIVGSNGRVIVRDAVDPLTLIGRGSATTTLSYGNTRYSVASDMSVRNASGSRIGQIDRNGGLVGTNGNLITRNIVNSYSGAASTGGQSAFRTETQTVVVQEASTELVVIPPVYETVTETVVVQPQSVEYTTVPAVYETYTDTVVVQEASTELVTIPPVFETVADTVVVQEASTELVTIPATYETVTDTVVVQPATVEYVSVPAEYETVSESVIVQEASTELVTIPATFETVTDTVVVQEATTELVTIPPVFETVTDTVVVQEASTELVTIPAVFENVTETIVVTPASVTYETIPAVYETVQDTVVVQEASTELVTIPATFETVSETVVVQEATTELVTVPAEFGVVAETVVVQEASTELVTIPATYETVTDTVVVQPAGVDYVVVPAEYETYTDTVVVQEASTELVTIPAKFRTVTDTVVVQPAGVEYVTIPPVFETIQEPVVVQEASTELVTIPATFETVTETVVVTPQTVEYVSVPAVYETVQDTVVVQEASTELVTIPATFETVTDVVVVQPAGVEYVSVPAEYETVQETVVVQEASTELVTIPPVFETVTDVVVVQPAGVEYVSVPATYETVQEAVVVQEASTELVTIPATFETVNETVVVTPASVTYETIPAVFETVQEAVVVQEASTELVTIPPVFETVTETLVVTPQTVTYEVIPAVYETVQQPVVVQEASTELVTIPATYETVTDTVVVQPQTVDYVTVPAEYETYQETIVVQEASTELVTIPATYETVAETIVVTPQTVEYVSVPAVYETVQDTVVVQEASTELVTIPATFETVTDTVVVTPQTVEYVSVPAVYETVQEAVVVQEASTELVTIPATFETVSETIVVQPAGVEYVSVPATYETVTENVVVQEASTELVTIPATFETVTETVVVTPATTTYESVPAVYETVQEAVVVQEASTELVTIPATFETVSETLVVTPASVTYETVPAVYETVQEAVVVQEASTELVTVPATFKTVSETVVVQDATTELVTIPAVYENVTETYVVQEASTELVTVPPVFETVTETVVVQPQSVDYVVVPAEYETYQDTVVVQEASTELVTIPATFETVTETVVVQEASTELVSIPATYETVSETVVVKEATTELVTIPATFKNVTDTVVVTPQTVNYVTVPAEYETYQEAVVVQEASTELVVVPATYKNVTETVVVQEASTELVSIPATYETVTETIVVQPETVEYVSVPATYRTEQETYIQQDAADELVVIPAVYENVTETIVVQEASTRVDVVPATYKTVQETIVVQPSRVDIEVIPAVYETRSERVLIEPAREEWKPGSQAINATQLGGSGTINTNTRGQFTVFNGVSEQVVESTQTIVNQTGEILCRVLIPARYKTITKQVIVTPARTVERTIPAVTKQITKRVVDTEATTRETVIPAVTDTITRRVVKSAARVMTRSEAERAGLKGQAFGGYSGFVDTNNDGSDDRDGLSRTAAANADRAGGGRRGITGSTRYGQQLGTISKRVIDEEARVAERRIPAVTKTVQRRVVKTPASTQQRVIPAVTQTVTRRVVDRPASTQERVIPAVTKMETRRRIKTPARTAEQIVPAVTKQVTRRVVDRPASVQERVIPAVTKTETRRVVKTPAATQERVIPAVTQQVTRRVVKTPASTQERVIPAVTKTETRRRIATPARTVERVVPAVTKQVSRRVVKTPAQTVERVIPAVTKQRTRRVVKTPASTQERVIPAVTQTVTRRVVDRPASTQERVIPAVTKMETRRVVKTPARTVERTVPAVTKTVQRRVVKTPAATQERVIPAVTKMETRRVVKTPARTVERQVPAVTKQVSRRVVKTPASVQERVIPAVTKAQTRRVVKTPASTVERATPAVTKQVTRRVVKTPASTTERVIPAVTKMETRRVVKTPASTVERVVPAVTKQVSRRVVKTPAATQERVIPAVTKVETRRVVKTPASTVERVIPAVTKQVTRRVVKTPAATQERVIPAITKTETRRRIATPARTVERTVPAVTKQVTRRVVKTPAATQERVIPAVTKMETRRVIKTPSQTVERVIPAVTKAVSRRVVKTPAATTERVIPAVTKMETRRVVKTPARTVERQVPAVTKQVSRRVVKTPASVQERVIPAVTKMETRRVVKTPASTVERATPAVTKTVSRRVVKTPAQVQERVIPAVTKAETRRVVKTPARTVERATPAVTKTVSRRVVKTPASVQERVIPAVTKAETRRVVKTPASTVERVIPAVTAQISRRVVKTPAATQERVIPAVTKMETRRVVKTPAQTVERAIPAVTKQVTRRVVETPAQVQERVVPAVTKTETRRRIATPARTVERAVPAVTKQVARRVVKTPAATQERVIPAVTKTVERRVVKTPARTVERAIPAVTKTETRRVVKTPAQVQERVIPAVTKAETRRVVKTPAQTVERTVPAVTKQVTRRVVKTPAATQERVIPAVSKQVQRRVMRTPASTQERVIPAVTKQVSRQVVKTPASTRERVIPAVSNVVERRVVKTPARTIERTVPAVTKTVQRRVVKTPASTQERVIPAVTKTVQRRVMRTEAQTQERVIPAVTKTETRRRIKTPATTQERVIPAVTKQVTRRVVRTPATTQERVIPAVTKQVTRRVPVGAPRIERRVIPARYDTVTVQRMVEAPRTETIAIPAEYGTIERRTQITGEKAEWRQILCEANASREVISAIQRALTAQGYYQGAIDGTLGRMTYAAVERFQTARGLSTGGLTLTTVDALGVNWRSMISGTSGVTTGGFTTGSTVSGSSTGFTTGSTVTTTTTSGYTVGADGTVRNASGVVIGRLNGAGDVVNSAGTVVISGFSSSVGGGSGLVTGGSLSGYSIGANGTVTDSSGRVIGRMNAAGDVVNSAGTVVLRGLSATSGAAGTIGSTTTTTTTGGLSAGDFQVRADGMVINRSTGTVIGRVDANGNVINAAGTIIGRVN; translated from the coding sequence ATGAAACGTACTCTATTATTGGCCGCATCGGCCGCGGTGCTTGCTGCACCAACCATCGCACAGGAATTACCACCCGGTAATCCATTGCCTGGTGAATGTTTTGCCCGGGTAATCGTGCCGGCAACATACCAAACTTCGACTGAGCAGATTGTTCTGCGTCAAGCGGGTGAGGAAATCAGAAAAATTCCGGGTCGTTTCGAAACCGTCACTGAACGCGTGCTCGTTCAAGAAGAAAGCTATGAGCTTGTTGTTGTCGGCAACGGTGGCACTATCGTCCCTGGACGTGGCACAATCGTTGTTACAATCAATGGCACAGCTTACAACATTGACTCTGCCCGTACAGTAACTGGCTCCAATGGCGCCGTTATTGGATCGGTTGATAGTGAAGGCAATATTGTTGGCTCAAATGGCCGTGTCATCGTACGCGACGCCGTCGACCCACTGACTCTCATTGGTCGCGGTTCTGCAACGACTACACTCTCATATGGTAACACTCGTTATAGCGTCGCTTCGGATATGAGCGTTCGCAATGCTTCTGGTTCACGCATCGGCCAAATCGACCGCAATGGCGGCTTGGTGGGTACAAACGGTAACCTTATCACACGTAACATTGTAAATTCTTACAGCGGCGCGGCTTCAACTGGTGGTCAATCTGCTTTCCGGACAGAAACACAAACTGTTGTCGTTCAAGAAGCTTCAACTGAACTCGTAGTCATTCCCCCAGTCTACGAAACTGTAACAGAGACAGTTGTTGTTCAGCCACAATCTGTTGAATACACAACAGTCCCTGCTGTTTACGAAACTTATACAGACACTGTTGTGGTTCAAGAAGCCTCAACTGAGCTTGTGACTATCCCTCCAGTATTTGAAACCGTCGCAGACACTGTCGTTGTACAAGAAGCCTCAACTGAACTCGTCACTATCCCAGCGACTTACGAAACAGTGACTGACACTGTTGTCGTTCAGCCTGCGACTGTTGAATATGTTTCTGTTCCTGCCGAATATGAAACTGTTTCTGAGTCTGTCATCGTACAAGAAGCTTCAACTGAGCTCGTCACTATCCCAGCGACATTTGAAACTGTGACTGACACTGTTGTTGTGCAAGAAGCCACTACAGAGCTTGTCACTATCCCGCCTGTTTTTGAAACAGTCACAGACACAGTTGTGGTTCAAGAAGCCTCGACTGAACTCGTCACTATCCCAGCTGTATTCGAAAACGTTACGGAAACGATCGTCGTCACGCCCGCTTCAGTAACATATGAAACAATCCCAGCGGTTTATGAAACCGTACAGGATACTGTTGTTGTTCAAGAAGCCTCAACAGAGCTTGTCACTATCCCAGCAACATTCGAAACAGTTTCTGAAACTGTTGTTGTTCAAGAAGCGACTACAGAGCTTGTTACTGTACCTGCAGAATTTGGCGTTGTTGCTGAAACTGTCGTCGTACAAGAAGCCTCTACAGAGCTTGTCACTATTCCAGCGACTTATGAAACTGTGACTGACACAGTTGTTGTTCAGCCTGCTGGTGTTGATTATGTCGTCGTACCGGCGGAATATGAAACATATACTGACACGGTTGTTGTTCAGGAAGCCTCTACAGAACTCGTCACTATCCCAGCTAAATTCCGTACAGTTACAGATACTGTCGTTGTTCAGCCTGCTGGCGTTGAGTATGTGACTATCCCGCCTGTTTTTGAAACCATTCAAGAGCCTGTCGTTGTTCAAGAAGCCTCTACTGAGCTTGTCACTATTCCGGCAACATTCGAAACTGTGACTGAAACAGTTGTGGTTACTCCGCAAACAGTTGAATATGTTTCTGTTCCTGCGGTTTACGAAACCGTTCAAGACACTGTTGTTGTACAAGAAGCTTCAACAGAGCTCGTCACTATTCCAGCAACATTTGAAACTGTAACTGACGTCGTTGTCGTTCAGCCTGCTGGCGTTGAGTATGTTTCTGTGCCTGCAGAATATGAGACCGTACAAGAAACAGTTGTTGTACAAGAAGCGTCTACAGAGCTCGTCACTATCCCACCAGTATTTGAAACTGTAACTGACGTCGTTGTCGTTCAGCCTGCTGGCGTTGAGTATGTTTCTGTGCCTGCGACTTACGAAACCGTTCAAGAAGCGGTTGTCGTTCAAGAAGCCTCTACAGAGCTTGTCACTATCCCAGCGACATTTGAGACTGTGAACGAAACTGTCGTCGTAACGCCAGCTTCTGTGACATATGAAACAATCCCAGCAGTCTTTGAAACTGTTCAAGAAGCTGTTGTTGTTCAAGAAGCCTCGACTGAGCTTGTCACTATCCCACCTGTCTTTGAGACAGTGACTGAAACGCTTGTCGTAACACCGCAAACTGTAACTTATGAAGTTATTCCGGCTGTTTACGAAACTGTGCAGCAACCTGTTGTCGTACAAGAAGCGTCTACAGAGCTTGTGACTATCCCAGCGACATATGAAACTGTGACAGACACAGTTGTTGTTCAGCCACAAACTGTTGATTATGTGACAGTCCCTGCTGAGTATGAGACTTACCAAGAAACAATCGTTGTTCAGGAAGCCTCTACAGAGCTCGTCACGATCCCTGCGACTTATGAAACTGTTGCAGAAACAATCGTCGTAACACCGCAAACAGTTGAATATGTTTCTGTTCCTGCTGTTTACGAAACCGTTCAAGACACTGTTGTTGTACAAGAGGCGTCTACAGAGCTCGTCACTATCCCAGCAACTTTCGAAACAGTGACTGACACTGTGGTGGTTACGCCGCAAACTGTTGAGTATGTTTCTGTGCCTGCTGTATATGAAACAGTCCAAGAAGCTGTTGTTGTTCAAGAAGCCTCGACTGAGCTTGTGACGATCCCAGCAACATTCGAAACTGTTTCTGAAACAATCGTCGTTCAGCCTGCTGGCGTTGAGTATGTTTCAGTCCCTGCGACATATGAAACCGTCACAGAAAATGTTGTCGTACAAGAAGCGTCAACAGAGCTTGTGACTATCCCAGCCACATTCGAAACTGTCACAGAAACTGTTGTCGTTACGCCAGCAACGACAACTTATGAATCTGTGCCTGCTGTTTACGAAACCGTTCAAGAAGCGGTTGTTGTTCAGGAAGCCTCAACAGAGCTCGTCACTATTCCAGCGACATTCGAGACTGTTTCCGAAACACTCGTCGTCACACCAGCCTCTGTTACTTATGAAACAGTGCCTGCTGTGTATGAAACAGTTCAAGAAGCTGTTGTGGTTCAAGAAGCCTCGACTGAGCTTGTAACAGTTCCTGCGACATTCAAAACAGTGTCTGAAACTGTTGTCGTTCAAGACGCAACGACAGAATTGGTCACTATCCCAGCTGTTTATGAAAACGTGACTGAAACTTATGTTGTTCAAGAAGCGTCTACTGAGCTTGTGACAGTTCCACCTGTCTTTGAGACAGTGACTGAAACAGTCGTAGTACAGCCTCAATCTGTTGATTACGTTGTTGTGCCAGCTGAGTACGAAACTTACCAAGACACAGTTGTTGTTCAGGAAGCCTCTACTGAGCTTGTCACTATTCCAGCGACATTTGAAACTGTGACTGAAACAGTTGTGGTTCAAGAAGCCTCTACAGAGCTTGTTTCAATCCCAGCAACATATGAAACTGTCTCTGAGACAGTTGTTGTTAAAGAAGCAACAACAGAGCTTGTTACAATTCCTGCAACGTTCAAAAACGTAACAGATACAGTTGTCGTTACGCCGCAAACTGTAAACTATGTGACTGTCCCTGCGGAATATGAAACATATCAAGAAGCCGTTGTTGTCCAAGAAGCGTCAACTGAGCTTGTTGTCGTTCCAGCAACATATAAAAATGTGACTGAGACTGTTGTGGTTCAAGAAGCCTCTACAGAGCTTGTTTCAATCCCAGCGACATATGAAACTGTCACTGAAACTATTGTTGTTCAGCCAGAAACGGTTGAATATGTCTCTGTTCCCGCAACATACCGCACAGAACAAGAAACATACATCCAACAAGACGCAGCTGACGAATTGGTTGTTATCCCGGCGGTTTATGAAAACGTCACTGAAACAATCGTTGTTCAAGAAGCAAGCACACGGGTTGATGTTGTTCCTGCAACATACAAAACAGTACAAGAAACAATCGTCGTTCAGCCTTCTCGCGTCGACATTGAAGTCATTCCTGCTGTTTACGAAACACGCTCTGAGCGCGTTTTGATCGAACCTGCACGTGAAGAGTGGAAGCCTGGTAGCCAAGCTATCAATGCAACACAGCTCGGTGGATCTGGTACAATCAATACAAACACACGTGGACAGTTCACTGTCTTTAACGGTGTGTCTGAGCAAGTGGTTGAATCAACACAAACTATCGTGAACCAAACAGGTGAAATCCTCTGTCGTGTTCTTATCCCTGCACGCTACAAAACGATCACTAAGCAAGTTATCGTCACGCCAGCGCGCACAGTGGAACGCACTATCCCTGCTGTCACAAAGCAAATCACGAAACGTGTCGTCGATACAGAAGCCACAACACGTGAAACTGTAATCCCTGCGGTTACTGACACAATTACACGCCGCGTTGTTAAATCAGCCGCACGTGTAATGACACGTAGCGAAGCTGAACGTGCAGGCCTTAAAGGTCAGGCATTTGGCGGTTACTCTGGCTTTGTTGATACAAACAATGACGGAAGTGATGACCGTGACGGACTATCCCGCACAGCGGCTGCTAATGCAGACCGTGCTGGTGGTGGACGCCGCGGAATTACAGGGTCAACACGTTACGGACAGCAATTGGGTACAATTTCCAAACGCGTCATTGACGAGGAAGCTCGTGTTGCTGAACGTCGTATCCCTGCGGTTACGAAGACAGTTCAACGCCGTGTTGTGAAAACTCCAGCGTCAACACAGCAACGTGTTATCCCTGCAGTTACTCAAACAGTGACACGCCGTGTTGTTGACCGTCCTGCATCTACGCAAGAACGCGTCATTCCAGCTGTAACTAAGATGGAAACACGTCGCCGGATTAAGACCCCTGCCCGTACAGCAGAACAAATTGTTCCTGCCGTTACGAAACAGGTCACTCGCCGCGTCGTGGACCGCCCTGCTTCTGTTCAAGAGCGCGTCATTCCAGCTGTTACAAAAACAGAAACACGCCGTGTTGTGAAAACACCAGCAGCAACACAAGAACGTGTCATTCCAGCCGTTACACAACAGGTTACTCGCCGCGTTGTGAAAACTCCGGCTTCGACACAAGAACGTGTTATCCCTGCTGTCACTAAAACAGAGACACGTCGCCGTATCGCGACGCCAGCGAGAACTGTTGAACGTGTTGTACCTGCAGTCACGAAGCAAGTGTCACGCCGTGTTGTGAAAACACCGGCTCAGACAGTTGAGCGTGTTATCCCTGCGGTAACAAAGCAGCGTACACGCCGTGTTGTTAAGACACCGGCTTCGACACAAGAACGCGTCATTCCAGCGGTTACACAGACGGTTACACGCCGTGTTGTTGATCGTCCGGCTTCGACGCAAGAACGTGTCATTCCAGCTGTCACAAAGATGGAAACACGCCGTGTTGTTAAGACACCAGCAAGAACTGTAGAACGTACGGTACCAGCCGTTACGAAAACAGTTCAGCGCCGTGTTGTTAAGACACCAGCGGCGACACAAGAACGTGTCATCCCTGCTGTGACGAAGATGGAAACACGCCGCGTTGTTAAGACACCTGCCCGTACAGTTGAGCGCCAAGTGCCTGCTGTTACGAAACAGGTTTCTCGCCGCGTTGTGAAGACACCTGCTTCTGTTCAAGAGCGTGTCATCCCAGCTGTCACTAAGGCGCAAACTCGCCGCGTTGTGAAAACGCCAGCCTCTACGGTTGAGCGCGCGACACCTGCCGTAACAAAGCAAGTCACTCGCCGTGTTGTGAAAACACCAGCGTCTACGACTGAGCGCGTTATTCCTGCAGTGACGAAGATGGAAACACGCCGTGTTGTGAAAACACCAGCGTCTACTGTCGAGCGTGTCGTTCCGGCTGTCACGAAACAAGTGTCTCGTCGTGTTGTTAAGACACCAGCGGCGACACAAGAACGTGTCATTCCAGCGGTCACAAAAGTGGAAACACGCCGCGTCGTGAAAACACCAGCCTCTACTGTTGAGCGGGTCATCCCTGCTGTGACGAAACAAGTCACACGTCGTGTTGTTAAGACACCAGCGGCGACACAAGAGCGCGTCATTCCAGCGATCACGAAGACGGAAACACGTCGCCGTATCGCGACGCCAGCACGTACTGTTGAACGCACTGTACCGGCTGTCACGAAACAGGTCACACGCCGCGTTGTTAAGACGCCAGCTGCGACCCAAGAGCGTGTCATTCCAGCGGTCACAAAGATGGAAACGCGTCGTGTTATCAAGACACCATCGCAAACTGTCGAACGTGTTATCCCGGCTGTAACGAAAGCTGTCTCTCGCCGCGTCGTGAAAACGCCTGCAGCGACGACAGAGCGCGTCATTCCAGCGGTAACGAAGATGGAAACACGCCGCGTCGTGAAAACACCTGCCCGTACAGTTGAGCGTCAAGTGCCTGCTGTTACGAAACAGGTTTCTCGCCGCGTTGTGAAGACACCTGCTTCTGTTCAAGAGCGTGTCATCCCAGCTGTGACTAAAATGGAAACACGCCGCGTCGTGAAAACGCCAGCCTCTACGGTTGAGCGCGCGACACCAGCGGTTACAAAAACTGTCTCTCGCCGTGTTGTTAAGACACCGGCTCAGGTACAGGAACGTGTTATTCCAGCCGTCACAAAAGCAGAAACACGCCGCGTTGTGAAAACACCGGCCCGTACAGTTGAGCGTGCAACGCCTGCTGTTACGAAAACTGTTTCTCGCCGCGTTGTGAAGACACCTGCTTCTGTTCAAGAGCGTGTCATCCCAGCTGTGACTAAAGCGGAAACACGCCGCGTCGTGAAAACGCCAGCGTCAACTGTTGAACGTGTTATTCCAGCTGTAACGGCTCAGATTTCACGTCGTGTTGTTAAAACACCAGCAGCGACACAAGAACGCGTTATCCCTGCAGTGACTAAGATGGAAACACGCCGTGTTGTTAAGACACCTGCGCAGACTGTCGAACGGGCAATCCCGGCTGTGACAAAACAAGTCACCCGCCGTGTGGTTGAAACACCGGCTCAGGTTCAGGAACGTGTTGTTCCTGCGGTCACGAAAACTGAAACGCGCCGCCGTATCGCTACGCCGGCCCGCACAGTTGAACGGGCTGTACCAGCTGTCACGAAGCAAGTGGCTCGCCGCGTTGTTAAGACACCAGCTGCGACGCAAGAGCGGGTTATCCCAGCTGTGACTAAAACTGTTGAGCGCCGTGTTGTTAAGACACCAGCGCGTACAGTTGAGCGTGCTATCCCGGCTGTAACAAAGACTGAAACTCGCCGCGTCGTTAAGACACCGGCTCAGGTTCAAGAACGTGTTATTCCGGCTGTGACTAAGGCAGAAACACGCCGCGTCGTTAAGACACCGGCACAGACTGTCGAGCGCACAGTTCCAGCGGTCACAAAGCAAGTCACTCGCCGTGTTGTGAAAACACCGGCTGCGACCCAAGAACGGGTTATCCCGGCTGTGTCAAAGCAGGTTCAACGCCGTGTCATGCGGACACCTGCATCAACGCAAGAGCGCGTCATTCCTGCGGTAACGAAACAGGTTTCACGCCAAGTGGTCAAAACACCGGCCTCTACACGTGAACGTGTGATCCCAGCCGTAAGCAATGTCGTTGAGCGTCGTGTTGTTAAGACACCAGCACGTACGATTGAGCGCACTGTTCCTGCTGTGACGAAAACGGTTCAACGCCGTGTTGTTAAGACACCAGCTTCGACACAAGAGCGTGTCATTCCGGCTGTCACAAAAACAGTACAGCGCCGTGTCATGCGGACTGAAGCTCAAACGCAAGAACGGGTCATCCCTGCTGTGACTAAGACTGAAACACGTCGTCGCATCAAAACACCAGCGACAACGCAAGAGCGCGTTATCCCGGCTGTTACGAAGCAAGTCACTCGCCGCGTCGTTAGAACACCAGCGACAACGCAAGAGCGGGTTATCCCTGCTGTGACAAAGCAAGTCACTCGCCGCGTCCCTGTGGGTGCGCCACGTATCGAACGTCGGGTTATCCCAGCGCGTTACGACACAGTGACAGTTCAGCGTATGGTTGAAGCTCCACGTACTGAAACAATTGCTATCC
- a CDS encoding HAD-IB family hydrolase, with translation MSLPPSNMTNTAPFAAPESGLIVFDFDGTITTKDTFALFLRYYAGLLPWFFKVMRLMPVFMAYKLGRIDRHAVKAAVIKTFFKGETEENIFAKAQTFANDVIPPLIRPLAQECFDQKKQDIESLYICSASITPYLRHWAVQQGLPEDHVLAVELEFESGVATGRIAGYNVWGENKVRRIYQAFNSDYVHIKEAYGDTRGDLELLNAAEASYFKPFRLSPS, from the coding sequence GTGAGTTTACCGCCTTCCAATATGACGAATACAGCGCCTTTTGCTGCCCCCGAATCAGGACTTATCGTCTTTGATTTCGATGGCACAATTACGACCAAAGACACTTTTGCCCTATTTTTGCGTTATTATGCAGGGTTATTGCCTTGGTTCTTTAAGGTCATGCGCCTTATGCCCGTATTTATGGCCTATAAGCTGGGACGTATTGACCGTCATGCCGTGAAAGCCGCCGTCATCAAGACGTTTTTCAAGGGCGAAACTGAAGAGAACATTTTTGCCAAGGCCCAAACATTTGCAAACGACGTCATCCCGCCCCTTATCCGCCCGCTTGCACAAGAGTGTTTTGACCAAAAAAAGCAAGACATAGAGTCATTATATATATGTAGCGCCTCTATCACGCCGTATCTACGCCATTGGGCTGTGCAACAAGGCCTCCCAGAAGATCATGTCTTAGCCGTTGAGTTAGAGTTCGAATCGGGCGTCGCAACAGGGCGTATAGCGGGGTATAATGTCTGGGGTGAGAACAAGGTTCGCCGTATCTACCAAGCCTTCAATTCAGATTACGTTCATATTAAAGAGGCTTATGGAGATACAAGGGGTGATTTGGAACTGTTAAACGCCGCAGAGGCGTCTTACTTTAAGCCTTTTCGCCTATCGCCGTCTTAG